A part of Sparus aurata chromosome 19, fSpaAur1.1, whole genome shotgun sequence genomic DNA contains:
- the ctdspla gene encoding CTD (carboxy-terminal domain, RNA polymerase II, polypeptide A) small phosphatase-like a isoform X2, whose product MDNTSIITQVANPKEEESISSSQDKVSQSNSSLKKHRSRSIFSPFFCCFRNYNDYHVETPPSNNKTLSLPPPPEENGSPPKPPAKFLLPEVSIADYGKNCVVIDLDETLVHSSFKPISNADFIVPVEIDGTVHQVYVLKRPHVDEFLQKMGELFECVLFTASLAKYADPVADLLDQWGVFRTRLFRESCVFHRGNYVKDLSRLGRELSKVIIIDNSPASYIFHPENAVPVQSWFDDMTDTELLDLIPLFEGISKEEDVYSLLQSLRNR is encoded by the exons TCTCCCAGTCCAACAGCAGCCTAAAGAAGCACCGGAGCCGGAGCATTTTCAGCCccttcttctgctgcttccGCAACTACAATGACTACCACGTGGAGACGCCACCCTCCAACAACAAGACACTTTCTCTGCCCCCGCCGCCAGAGGAGAATGGCAGTCCTCCCAAG CCACCAGCCAAGTTCCTCCTGCCAGAGGTCAGTATAGCAGACTACGGCAAGAACTGCGTGGTGATCGACCTGGACGAAACCCTCGTACACAGCTCCTTCAAG CCCATCAGCAATGCAGACTTCATTGTTCCAGTGGAGATTGATGGGACTGTTCATCAG GTGTACGTGCTGAAGAGGCCTCACGTAGACGAGTTCCTCCAGAAGATGGGGGAGCTCTTCGAATGCGTCCTGTTCACAGCGAGCTTAGCCAAG tACGCTGACCCGGTGGCAGACCTGCTGGACCAGTGGGGGGTGTTCCGTACCCGGCTCTTCAGGGAATCCTGTGTTTTCCACAGAGGAAACTACGTCAAAGACCTCAGCCGGCTGGGCCGAGAGCTCAGTAAAGTCATCATCATAGACAACTCACCTGCCTCCTACATCTTCCACCCTGAGAATGCA GTCCCGGTGCAGTCCTGGTTTGACGACATGACGGACACGGAGCTGCTGGACCTGATTCCTCTGTTCGAGGGCATCAGTAAGGAGGAGGACGTTTACAGTCTGTTACAGAGCCTGAGGAACAGGTAG
- the vill gene encoding villin-1 isoform X1, translated as MMDSKNGKLWSKETPWPSLRETQDKFSKMMTEESLDAFRSVSRKPGLQIWTINNMKMAPVSPRGYGNFFEGDCYIVLYIVENRGSRQSIDIHYWIGNTSSQDEQGAAAIYVTQLDEYLGGSPLQHREVQGYESPRFRGYFKNGLIYKKGGVASGFHHVDTNVYNILRLLHVKGRKHVTATEVEVSWNSFNNGDIFLLDIGKAIVQWNGPQSNRREKLKAVLLAQDIRDRERGGRAQIGVVEGGDEKDSPELMKIMTAVLGQRNGPVREATPDDRSDQAQNNNVRLYHVFEHSGNLVVQEVATEPLTQDLLRSSDCYIADQRGSSVMVWKGKQASKEERREALNRALGYIKAKNYPSSTSVKVMSEGGESAMFKHLFKSWRDKGQTQGLGTTYNVGKIAKVDQTKFDVMQLHARPELAAQHRMVDDASGDVTVWRIENLELAEVNRRTYGQFYGGDCYLVLYTYQRSGQQQYILYMWQGRHATTDEITACAYQAVNVDNKYNGAPVQVRVVMGKEPRHFLAIFKGKLIIFEGGTGRASAVNPDKGARLFQVRGNDELSTKATEVQARASSLNTNDVFLLKTDHVSYLWYGKGCSGDERVVGRAMSDVLSKQDKQVVMEGQEPAEFWVALGGKGPYASDKRMQREEPLHSPRLFECSNQTGRFRMTEVDDFTQDDLDEEDVMLLDTWEEIFLWVGNLANQYETKEAWNSAQEYLRTHPARRDPDTPIIFVKEGHEPPTFTGWFNAWDPHKWSGGNSYEEMKKKLCDATSISQITVDFSNLNKSPGGSYQAPGGPMTSPPVYRTHGGDLSPRPATPTSPSTLRTQSPVLMNLSPSSRFNLTFTDGGIKSPSAGYSGKFLDPELLINKSPSELPQGVDPSQREAHLSDVDFENLLGSSRADFLRLPKWRQTDLKKKAGLF; from the exons ATGATGGATTCTAAAAATGGAAAGCTCTGGTCAAAG GAGACCCCGTGGCCTTCACTCCGGGAGACACAAGACAAG ttcagCAAGATGATGACTGAAGAAAGTCTCGACGCCTTCAGAAGCGTCAGTCGAAAGCCGGGCCTGCAGATATGGACCATCAAC AACATGAAGATGGCGCCTGTCTCACCCAGAGGTTACGGTAACTTCTTCGAGGGAGACTGTTACATTGTTCTTTAT ATCGTTGAGAACAGGGGCTCGCGGCAATCCATCGACATCCACTACTGGATAGGGAACACCTCCTCCCAGGACGAACAAGGCGCGGCTGCCATCTACGTCACCCAGCTGGACGAGTACCTGGGCGGGAGTCCGCTGCAGCACAGGGAGGTGCAGGGTTATGAGTCTCCACGCTTCAGGGGCTACTTCAAAAACGGCCTCAT CTACAAGAAGGGCGGGGTGGCCTCGGGTTTTCACCACGTGGACACCAATGTCTACAACATCCTGCGACTGCTGCACGTCAAGGGGAGGAAACACGTCACAGCGACGGAG GTGGAGGTGTCATGGAACAGCTTTAACAACGGAGATATATTCCTGCTGGATATCGGGAAAGCCATAGTGCAGTGGAACGGCCCCCAGAGCAACAGGAGAGAGAAGCTCAAG GCAGTCTTGTTGGCGCAGGACATCCgggacagggagagaggaggtcGAGCTCAGATTGGTGTCGTGGAGGGAGGAGACGAGAAGGATTCCCCGGAGCTGATGAAGATCATGACGGCCGTGCTCGGCCAGAGAAACGGGCCTGTGAGGGAGGCCACTCCTGATGACAGATCAGACCAGGCGCAGAACAACAACGTCAGACTCTACCA TGTGTTTGAACACAGCGGAAATCTGGTGGTTCAAGAAGTGGCCACAGAGCCTCTAACGCAAGACCTGCTGCGCTCCTCT GACTGTTACATCGCGGACCAGAGAGGCTCCAGTGTGATGGTGTGGAAAGGCAAACAGGCCTCCAAGGAGGAGCGGCGAGAAGCTCTCAACAGGGCGTTG GGCTATATCAAAGCCAAGAACTACCCGTCCAGCACCAGCGTGAAGGTGATGAGCGAGGGGGGGGAGTCGGCGATGTTCAAGCACTTGTTCAAGTCCTGGAGAGATAAAGGGCAAACTCAGGGTCTTGGCACCACCTACAACGTCGGGAAGATAG CAAAGGTAGACCAAACAAAGTTTGATGTGATGCAGCTCCACGCACGTCCCGAGCTGGCAGCGCAGCACCGCATGGTGGATGACGCCTCAGGAGATGTGACG gtgTGGCGTATTGAGAACTTGGAGCTGGCCGAAGTAAATCGACGTACATATGGACAGTTTTATGGAGGAGACTGTTATTTGGTGCTGTACACGTATCAAAGATCGGGCCAGCAGCAGTACATCCTCTACATGTGGCAG GGCCGTCATGCCACTACGGATGAGATCACAGCTTGCGCCTACCAGGCCGTCAACGTTGATAACAAGTACAATGGAGCCCCGGTCCAGGTCAGGGTGGTCATGGGAAAGGAGCCTCGCCACTTCCTGGCTATTTTCAAAGGCAAACTCATCATTTTTGAG ggTGGTACAGGCCGAGCCAGTGCGGTGAACCCGGACAAGGGTGCCAGGCTCTTCCAGGTGAGAGGAAACGATGAGCTGAGCACTAAGGCCACCGAGGTGCAGGCGAGGGCCTCGTCTCTGAACACCAATGATGTTTTCCTGCTGAAGACGGACCACGTCAGCTACCTGTGGTATGGAAAG GGCTGCAGCGGGGATGAGAGGGTGGTGGGGAGAGCGATGTCTGATGTGCTGTCCAAGCAGGACaagcaggtggtgatggagggcCAGGAGCCAGCTGAATTCTGGGTAGCTCTGGGAGGAAAGGGTCCCTATGCCAGCGACAAGAG AATGCAGAGGGAGGAGCCTCTTCACAGTCCCCGGCTGTTTGAATGCTCCAATCAGACGGGCCGGTTCAGGATGACCGAGGTGGACGACTTCACCCAGGACGACCTGGATGAAGAGGATGTCATGCTGCTGGACACCTGGGAGGAG ATTTTCTTATGGGTTGGAAACTTAGCCAATCAGTACGAGACCAAGGAGGCATGGAACTCTGCGCAGGAATACCTGAGGACCCATCCAGCAAGGCGCGACCCCGACACACCCATCATCTTTGTCAAAGAGGGCCACGAACCGCCCACCTTCACCGGCTGGTTCAATGCCTGGGATCCTCATAAGTGGAGT GGAGGCAACTCCTATgaggagatgaaaaaaaagctgtgtgaTGCAACATCTATCTCACAGATCACTGTA GATTTCTCTAATCTCAATAAGAGTCCTGGGGGTAGTTACCAGGCTCCAGGAGGCCCAATGACCTCCCCCCCAGTCTACAGGACCCACGGAGGTGATCTCTCCCCCAGACCTGCTACTCCCACCAGCCCGTCCACCCTGAGAACCCAGTCCCCTGTGCTCATGAACCTGTCCCCCTCCTCTCGCTTCAATCTAACATTCACGGATGGTGGCATTAAGTCCCCCTCTGCTGGATACTCAGGGAAGTTTCTGGACCCAGAGCTGCTCATCAACAAGTCTCCTAGTGAGCTGCCGCAGGGAGTGGACCCCAGCCAGAGAGAG
- the vill gene encoding villin-1 isoform X2, protein MMDSKNGKLWSKETPWPSLRETQDKFSKMMTEESLDAFRSVSRKPGLQIWTINNMKMAPVSPRGYGNFFEGDCYIVLYIVENRGSRQSIDIHYWIGNTSSQDEQGAAAIYVTQLDEYLGGSPLQHREVQGYESPRFRGYFKNGLIYKKGGVASGFHHVDTNVYNILRLLHVKGRKHVTATEVEVSWNSFNNGDIFLLDIGKAIVQWNGPQSNRREKLKAVLLAQDIRDRERGGRAQIGVVEGGDEKDSPELMKIMTAVLGQRNGPVREATPDDRSDQAQNNNVRLYHVFEHSGNLVVQEVATEPLTQDLLRSSDCYIADQRGSSVMVWKGKQASKEERREALNRALGYIKAKNYPSSTSVKVMSEGGESAMFKHLFKSWRDKGQTQGLGTTYNVGKIAKVDQTKFDVMQLHARPELAAQHRMVDDASGDVTVWRIENLELAEVNRRTYGQFYGGDCYLVLYTYQRSGQQQYILYMWQGRHATTDEITACAYQAVNVDNKYNGAPVQVRVVMGKEPRHFLAIFKGKLIIFEGGTGRASAVNPDKGARLFQVRGNDELSTKATEVQARASSLNTNDVFLLKTDHVSYLWYGKGCSGDERVVGRAMSDVLSKQDKQVVMEGQEPAEFWVALGGKGPYASDKRMQREEPLHSPRLFECSNQTGRFRMTEVDDFTQDDLDEEDVMLLDTWEEIFLWVGNLANQYETKEAWNSAQEYLRTHPARRDPDTPIIFVKEGHEPPTFTGWFNAWDPHKWSDFSNLNKSPGGSYQAPGGPMTSPPVYRTHGGDLSPRPATPTSPSTLRTQSPVLMNLSPSSRFNLTFTDGGIKSPSAGYSGKFLDPELLINKSPSELPQGVDPSQREAHLSDVDFENLLGSSRADFLRLPKWRQTDLKKKAGLF, encoded by the exons ATGATGGATTCTAAAAATGGAAAGCTCTGGTCAAAG GAGACCCCGTGGCCTTCACTCCGGGAGACACAAGACAAG ttcagCAAGATGATGACTGAAGAAAGTCTCGACGCCTTCAGAAGCGTCAGTCGAAAGCCGGGCCTGCAGATATGGACCATCAAC AACATGAAGATGGCGCCTGTCTCACCCAGAGGTTACGGTAACTTCTTCGAGGGAGACTGTTACATTGTTCTTTAT ATCGTTGAGAACAGGGGCTCGCGGCAATCCATCGACATCCACTACTGGATAGGGAACACCTCCTCCCAGGACGAACAAGGCGCGGCTGCCATCTACGTCACCCAGCTGGACGAGTACCTGGGCGGGAGTCCGCTGCAGCACAGGGAGGTGCAGGGTTATGAGTCTCCACGCTTCAGGGGCTACTTCAAAAACGGCCTCAT CTACAAGAAGGGCGGGGTGGCCTCGGGTTTTCACCACGTGGACACCAATGTCTACAACATCCTGCGACTGCTGCACGTCAAGGGGAGGAAACACGTCACAGCGACGGAG GTGGAGGTGTCATGGAACAGCTTTAACAACGGAGATATATTCCTGCTGGATATCGGGAAAGCCATAGTGCAGTGGAACGGCCCCCAGAGCAACAGGAGAGAGAAGCTCAAG GCAGTCTTGTTGGCGCAGGACATCCgggacagggagagaggaggtcGAGCTCAGATTGGTGTCGTGGAGGGAGGAGACGAGAAGGATTCCCCGGAGCTGATGAAGATCATGACGGCCGTGCTCGGCCAGAGAAACGGGCCTGTGAGGGAGGCCACTCCTGATGACAGATCAGACCAGGCGCAGAACAACAACGTCAGACTCTACCA TGTGTTTGAACACAGCGGAAATCTGGTGGTTCAAGAAGTGGCCACAGAGCCTCTAACGCAAGACCTGCTGCGCTCCTCT GACTGTTACATCGCGGACCAGAGAGGCTCCAGTGTGATGGTGTGGAAAGGCAAACAGGCCTCCAAGGAGGAGCGGCGAGAAGCTCTCAACAGGGCGTTG GGCTATATCAAAGCCAAGAACTACCCGTCCAGCACCAGCGTGAAGGTGATGAGCGAGGGGGGGGAGTCGGCGATGTTCAAGCACTTGTTCAAGTCCTGGAGAGATAAAGGGCAAACTCAGGGTCTTGGCACCACCTACAACGTCGGGAAGATAG CAAAGGTAGACCAAACAAAGTTTGATGTGATGCAGCTCCACGCACGTCCCGAGCTGGCAGCGCAGCACCGCATGGTGGATGACGCCTCAGGAGATGTGACG gtgTGGCGTATTGAGAACTTGGAGCTGGCCGAAGTAAATCGACGTACATATGGACAGTTTTATGGAGGAGACTGTTATTTGGTGCTGTACACGTATCAAAGATCGGGCCAGCAGCAGTACATCCTCTACATGTGGCAG GGCCGTCATGCCACTACGGATGAGATCACAGCTTGCGCCTACCAGGCCGTCAACGTTGATAACAAGTACAATGGAGCCCCGGTCCAGGTCAGGGTGGTCATGGGAAAGGAGCCTCGCCACTTCCTGGCTATTTTCAAAGGCAAACTCATCATTTTTGAG ggTGGTACAGGCCGAGCCAGTGCGGTGAACCCGGACAAGGGTGCCAGGCTCTTCCAGGTGAGAGGAAACGATGAGCTGAGCACTAAGGCCACCGAGGTGCAGGCGAGGGCCTCGTCTCTGAACACCAATGATGTTTTCCTGCTGAAGACGGACCACGTCAGCTACCTGTGGTATGGAAAG GGCTGCAGCGGGGATGAGAGGGTGGTGGGGAGAGCGATGTCTGATGTGCTGTCCAAGCAGGACaagcaggtggtgatggagggcCAGGAGCCAGCTGAATTCTGGGTAGCTCTGGGAGGAAAGGGTCCCTATGCCAGCGACAAGAG AATGCAGAGGGAGGAGCCTCTTCACAGTCCCCGGCTGTTTGAATGCTCCAATCAGACGGGCCGGTTCAGGATGACCGAGGTGGACGACTTCACCCAGGACGACCTGGATGAAGAGGATGTCATGCTGCTGGACACCTGGGAGGAG ATTTTCTTATGGGTTGGAAACTTAGCCAATCAGTACGAGACCAAGGAGGCATGGAACTCTGCGCAGGAATACCTGAGGACCCATCCAGCAAGGCGCGACCCCGACACACCCATCATCTTTGTCAAAGAGGGCCACGAACCGCCCACCTTCACCGGCTGGTTCAATGCCTGGGATCCTCATAAGTGGAGT GATTTCTCTAATCTCAATAAGAGTCCTGGGGGTAGTTACCAGGCTCCAGGAGGCCCAATGACCTCCCCCCCAGTCTACAGGACCCACGGAGGTGATCTCTCCCCCAGACCTGCTACTCCCACCAGCCCGTCCACCCTGAGAACCCAGTCCCCTGTGCTCATGAACCTGTCCCCCTCCTCTCGCTTCAATCTAACATTCACGGATGGTGGCATTAAGTCCCCCTCTGCTGGATACTCAGGGAAGTTTCTGGACCCAGAGCTGCTCATCAACAAGTCTCCTAGTGAGCTGCCGCAGGGAGTGGACCCCAGCCAGAGAGAG
- the ctdspla gene encoding CTD (carboxy-terminal domain, RNA polymerase II, polypeptide A) small phosphatase-like a isoform X1 yields MDNTSIITQVANPKEEESISSSQDKVSQSNSSLKKHRSRSIFSPFFCCFRNYNDYHVETPPSNNKTLSLPPPPEENGSPPKCDQVQVIPIPSPPAKFLLPEVSIADYGKNCVVIDLDETLVHSSFKPISNADFIVPVEIDGTVHQVYVLKRPHVDEFLQKMGELFECVLFTASLAKYADPVADLLDQWGVFRTRLFRESCVFHRGNYVKDLSRLGRELSKVIIIDNSPASYIFHPENAVPVQSWFDDMTDTELLDLIPLFEGISKEEDVYSLLQSLRNR; encoded by the exons TCTCCCAGTCCAACAGCAGCCTAAAGAAGCACCGGAGCCGGAGCATTTTCAGCCccttcttctgctgcttccGCAACTACAATGACTACCACGTGGAGACGCCACCCTCCAACAACAAGACACTTTCTCTGCCCCCGCCGCCAGAGGAGAATGGCAGTCCTCCCAAG tGTGACCAGGTCCAGGTCATTCCCATCCCCAGT CCACCAGCCAAGTTCCTCCTGCCAGAGGTCAGTATAGCAGACTACGGCAAGAACTGCGTGGTGATCGACCTGGACGAAACCCTCGTACACAGCTCCTTCAAG CCCATCAGCAATGCAGACTTCATTGTTCCAGTGGAGATTGATGGGACTGTTCATCAG GTGTACGTGCTGAAGAGGCCTCACGTAGACGAGTTCCTCCAGAAGATGGGGGAGCTCTTCGAATGCGTCCTGTTCACAGCGAGCTTAGCCAAG tACGCTGACCCGGTGGCAGACCTGCTGGACCAGTGGGGGGTGTTCCGTACCCGGCTCTTCAGGGAATCCTGTGTTTTCCACAGAGGAAACTACGTCAAAGACCTCAGCCGGCTGGGCCGAGAGCTCAGTAAAGTCATCATCATAGACAACTCACCTGCCTCCTACATCTTCCACCCTGAGAATGCA GTCCCGGTGCAGTCCTGGTTTGACGACATGACGGACACGGAGCTGCTGGACCTGATTCCTCTGTTCGAGGGCATCAGTAAGGAGGAGGACGTTTACAGTCTGTTACAGAGCCTGAGGAACAGGTAG